In a single window of the Eleginops maclovinus isolate JMC-PN-2008 ecotype Puerto Natales chromosome 6, JC_Emac_rtc_rv5, whole genome shotgun sequence genome:
- the LOC134865849 gene encoding dynein, cytoplasmic 1, intermediate chain 2a-like isoform X1, with protein MSDKSELKAELERKKQRIAQIREEKKRKEEEKKKKDGDSKRGGEAGGGSSGGHDDSDLERKRREAEMLLQSVGINPDMPHAQPLRVVTEDTCLFHYLVPAPMSPSNKSVGSDAGSQDSGDGNAGPRTLHWDPDPSTLQLHSDSELMGRGAVRLGMSKLTQVDFVPKEMVLYCKETQTPTEALTHTDQKADEEEDEEMTAPPTVDDGQEEKEDQGEGQEEDGPKELTEEEKLQVLHSEDFLSFFERGSRIVERALAEHVDVCFDYSGRDLEDKEGDLQAGAKLVLNRQFADERWTKNRVVTCLDWSPQYPELLVASYNNNEDSPHEPDGVALVWNLKYKKETPEYIFHCQSEVMSAGFAKFHPNLVVGGTYSGQIVLWDNRSNKRTPVQRTPLSAAAHTHPVYCVNVVGTQNAHNLISISTDGKMCSWSLDMLSQPQDSLELVFKQSKAVAVTSMAFPLGDVNNFVVGSEDGSVYTACRHGSKAGITEVFEGHHGPVTGLSCHSAGGPVDFSHLFISSSFDWTVKLWSTKSTRPLYSFEDSCDYVYDAMWSPTHPALFACVDLAGRLDLWNLNNDTEVPTASVCVEGAPALNRVRWAHSGKEIATGDSDGQVQVYDVGEQICVPKADEWTRFVRTLAEINENRDEAEELANA; from the exons ATGTCTGACAAGAGTGAGCTGAAGGCTGAGCTGGAGAGGAAGAAGCAACGGATCGCCCAAATtcgagaggagaaaaagagaaaagaagaggagaagaaaaagaaggat GGAGACTCAAAGCGTGGAGGTGAGGCGGGCGGAGGCTCCTCAGGTGGCCATGACGACTCTgacctggagaggaagaggagggaggcggagatgctgctgcagagcGTCGGCATCAACCCTGACATGCCCCACG ctCAGCCGCTGAGGGTAGTAACAGAGGATACGTGTCTGTTTCACTACCTAGTCCCCGCCCCCATGTCTCCCTCCAACAAATCAGTGGGCAGCGATGCAGGAAGCCAGGATTCCGGGGACGGAAACGCAGgaccaag GACATTGCATTGGGATCCTGACCCCTCTACTCTGCAACTGCACTCCGACTCTGAGCTCATGGG ACGTGGAGCCGTGAGGCTGGGCATGTCCAAACTGACCCAGGTGGACTTTGTCCCGAAGGAAATGGTGTTGTACtgcaaagaaacacagacacccacagaggcactgacacacactgatcaAAAAGCAG atgaggaagaggatgaggagatGACTGCTCCTCCTACAGTGGATGATGGccaggaggagaaagaggatcAGGGTGAAGGGCAGGAGGAGG ACGGTCCCAAAGAGCTGACGGAGGAAGAGAAGCTGCAGGTCCTGCACTCTGAAGACTTCCTGTCGTTTTTCGAGCGAGGCAGCAGGATTGTGGAAAGAGCTCTGGCTGAGCATGTGGACGTCTGCTTCGACTACAGCGGCAGAGATCTAGAGGATAAGGAGGG TGACTTGCAGGCAGGGGCTAAGCTGGTTCTGAACAGGCAGTTTGCAGATGAGCGCTGGACTAAAAACAGAGTGGTCACCTGTCTGGACTGGTCCCCTCAg TATCCAGAGCTGCTGGTGGCCTCGTATAACAACAACGAGGATTCCCCCCATGAGCCTGATGGAGTGGCTCTGGTCTGGAACTTGAAGTACAAGAAGGAAACGCCAGAGTACATCTTTCACTGCCAG tcAGAGGTGATGTCAGCCGGTTTCGCAAAGTTCCACCCCAACCTGGTGGTGGGCGGGACGTACTCTGGACAGATTGTCTTATGGGACAACAGGAGCAACAAGCGCACCCCCGTTCAGAGAACTCCCCTGtctgcagctgcacacaca CACCCGGTCTACTGCGTGAATGTGGTCGGAACCCAAAATGCTCACAACCTGATCAGCATTTCCACTGACGGGAAAATGTGCTCCTGGAGCCTGGACATGCTCTCCCAGCCACAG GACAGTCTGGAGCTGGTCTTCAAACAGAGCAAAGCGGTGGCCGTCACCTCCATGGCGTTCCCTCTGGGAGACGTGAACAACTTTGTGGTGGGGAGCGAGGACGGCTCGGTGTACACAGCCTGTCGCCACGGGAG taaGGCAGGTATTACTGAGGTGTTTGAGGGCCATCATGGTCCGGTGACCGGGCTGAGCTGCCACAGTGCCGGAGGGCCCGTCGACTTCTCTcatctcttcatctcctcctcttttgaTTGGACCGTCAAACTCTGGAGCACCAAG AGTACCCGTCCTCTGTACTCATTTGAGGACAGTTGTGACTATGTCTATGATGCCATGTGGTCTCCAACACACCCTGCTCTGTTTGCCTGTGTGGACCTGGCTGGACGTCTGGACCTGTGGAACCTCAACAATGATACAGAA gttcCCAccgccagtgtgtgtgtggagggggctCCAGCCCTGAACCGTGTGAGATGGGCTCACTCTGGCAAAGAGATTGCCACCGGGGACTCGGACGGACAGGTACAGGTGTACGACGTAGGGGAG CAAATCTGCGTGCCTAAGGCTGATGAGTGGACGCGCTTCGTCAGGACGCTGGCTGAGATCAATGAGAACCGAGATGAGGCTGAGGAATTGGCCAACGCCTGA
- the LOC134865849 gene encoding dynein, cytoplasmic 1, intermediate chain 2a-like isoform X2, producing the protein MSDKSELKAELERKKQRIAQIREEKKRKEEEKKKKDGDSKRGGEAGGGSSGGHDDSDLERKRREAEMLLQSVGINPDMPHVPAPMSPSNKSVGSDAGSQDSGDGNAGPRTLHWDPDPSTLQLHSDSELMGRGAVRLGMSKLTQVDFVPKEMVLYCKETQTPTEALTHTDQKADEEEDEEMTAPPTVDDGQEEKEDQGEGQEEDGPKELTEEEKLQVLHSEDFLSFFERGSRIVERALAEHVDVCFDYSGRDLEDKEGDLQAGAKLVLNRQFADERWTKNRVVTCLDWSPQYPELLVASYNNNEDSPHEPDGVALVWNLKYKKETPEYIFHCQSEVMSAGFAKFHPNLVVGGTYSGQIVLWDNRSNKRTPVQRTPLSAAAHTHPVYCVNVVGTQNAHNLISISTDGKMCSWSLDMLSQPQDSLELVFKQSKAVAVTSMAFPLGDVNNFVVGSEDGSVYTACRHGSKAGITEVFEGHHGPVTGLSCHSAGGPVDFSHLFISSSFDWTVKLWSTKSTRPLYSFEDSCDYVYDAMWSPTHPALFACVDLAGRLDLWNLNNDTEVPTASVCVEGAPALNRVRWAHSGKEIATGDSDGQVQVYDVGEQICVPKADEWTRFVRTLAEINENRDEAEELANA; encoded by the exons ATGTCTGACAAGAGTGAGCTGAAGGCTGAGCTGGAGAGGAAGAAGCAACGGATCGCCCAAATtcgagaggagaaaaagagaaaagaagaggagaagaaaaagaaggat GGAGACTCAAAGCGTGGAGGTGAGGCGGGCGGAGGCTCCTCAGGTGGCCATGACGACTCTgacctggagaggaagaggagggaggcggagatgctgctgcagagcGTCGGCATCAACCCTGACATGCCCCACG TCCCCGCCCCCATGTCTCCCTCCAACAAATCAGTGGGCAGCGATGCAGGAAGCCAGGATTCCGGGGACGGAAACGCAGgaccaag GACATTGCATTGGGATCCTGACCCCTCTACTCTGCAACTGCACTCCGACTCTGAGCTCATGGG ACGTGGAGCCGTGAGGCTGGGCATGTCCAAACTGACCCAGGTGGACTTTGTCCCGAAGGAAATGGTGTTGTACtgcaaagaaacacagacacccacagaggcactgacacacactgatcaAAAAGCAG atgaggaagaggatgaggagatGACTGCTCCTCCTACAGTGGATGATGGccaggaggagaaagaggatcAGGGTGAAGGGCAGGAGGAGG ACGGTCCCAAAGAGCTGACGGAGGAAGAGAAGCTGCAGGTCCTGCACTCTGAAGACTTCCTGTCGTTTTTCGAGCGAGGCAGCAGGATTGTGGAAAGAGCTCTGGCTGAGCATGTGGACGTCTGCTTCGACTACAGCGGCAGAGATCTAGAGGATAAGGAGGG TGACTTGCAGGCAGGGGCTAAGCTGGTTCTGAACAGGCAGTTTGCAGATGAGCGCTGGACTAAAAACAGAGTGGTCACCTGTCTGGACTGGTCCCCTCAg TATCCAGAGCTGCTGGTGGCCTCGTATAACAACAACGAGGATTCCCCCCATGAGCCTGATGGAGTGGCTCTGGTCTGGAACTTGAAGTACAAGAAGGAAACGCCAGAGTACATCTTTCACTGCCAG tcAGAGGTGATGTCAGCCGGTTTCGCAAAGTTCCACCCCAACCTGGTGGTGGGCGGGACGTACTCTGGACAGATTGTCTTATGGGACAACAGGAGCAACAAGCGCACCCCCGTTCAGAGAACTCCCCTGtctgcagctgcacacaca CACCCGGTCTACTGCGTGAATGTGGTCGGAACCCAAAATGCTCACAACCTGATCAGCATTTCCACTGACGGGAAAATGTGCTCCTGGAGCCTGGACATGCTCTCCCAGCCACAG GACAGTCTGGAGCTGGTCTTCAAACAGAGCAAAGCGGTGGCCGTCACCTCCATGGCGTTCCCTCTGGGAGACGTGAACAACTTTGTGGTGGGGAGCGAGGACGGCTCGGTGTACACAGCCTGTCGCCACGGGAG taaGGCAGGTATTACTGAGGTGTTTGAGGGCCATCATGGTCCGGTGACCGGGCTGAGCTGCCACAGTGCCGGAGGGCCCGTCGACTTCTCTcatctcttcatctcctcctcttttgaTTGGACCGTCAAACTCTGGAGCACCAAG AGTACCCGTCCTCTGTACTCATTTGAGGACAGTTGTGACTATGTCTATGATGCCATGTGGTCTCCAACACACCCTGCTCTGTTTGCCTGTGTGGACCTGGCTGGACGTCTGGACCTGTGGAACCTCAACAATGATACAGAA gttcCCAccgccagtgtgtgtgtggagggggctCCAGCCCTGAACCGTGTGAGATGGGCTCACTCTGGCAAAGAGATTGCCACCGGGGACTCGGACGGACAGGTACAGGTGTACGACGTAGGGGAG CAAATCTGCGTGCCTAAGGCTGATGAGTGGACGCGCTTCGTCAGGACGCTGGCTGAGATCAATGAGAACCGAGATGAGGCTGAGGAATTGGCCAACGCCTGA
- the pcyt1aa gene encoding choline-phosphate cytidylyltransferase A, with protein MEAQSSSDMLLSRKRRRESSTRDTEEAERLVKIPRCTVGLKHPAPFADELEPVTKKPYVRVNMEEAKRGTHPDRPVRVYADGIFDVFHSGHARALMQAKCLFPNTHLIVGVCSDDLTHKYKGFTVMNEDERYDAISHCRYVDEVVRNAPWTLTPEFLAKHRIDFVAHDDIPYSSAGSDDVYKHIKEAGMFAPTQRTEGISTSDIITRIVRDYDVYVRRNLQRGYTAKELNVSFINEKKYHLQERVDKVKRKVRDVEEKSKEFVQKVEEKSIDLIQKWEEKSREFIGNFLQMFGPEGALKHMLKEGKGRMLQAISPRQSPNSSPSREERSPSPTFRLPFFTKTSPPPSPPPHHSGARGYLVSEDDDDEDDES; from the exons ATGGAGGCCCAAAGCTCCAGCGACATGCTGCTGTccagaaagaggagaagagagagctCCACTCGGGAcacagaggaggcagagaggcttGTGAAAATCCCCAGATGTACTGTG GGATTGAAGCACCCTGCGCCTTTTGCAGATGAGCTGGAGCCAGTGACTAAAAAACCCTACGTGAGAGTCAACATGGAGGAGGCGAAGAGGGGAACACATC CCGACAGACCTGTGCGGGTGTATGCAGATGGTATCTTTGATGTCTTCCACTCAGGCCACGCCAGAGCACTCATGCAGGCTAAGTGCCTCTTCCCCAACACACACCTCATCGTAGGAG TGTGCAGTGATGACCTGACCCACAAATACAAGGGCTTCACAGTGATGAATGAGGATGAGCGATACGATGCCATCAGCCATTGCCGCTACGTGGATGAAGTGGTGCGAAACGCTCCCTGGACGCTGACGCCGGAGTTCCTGGCAAAACATCGC ATTGACTTTGTGGCCCACGACGACATCCCATACTCCTCTGCAGGCAGTGATGACGTGTACAAGCACATCAAAGAAGCTG GGATGTTCGCTCCCACCCAGCGGACAGAGGGCATCTCCACCTCTGACATCATCACGCGCATAGTCCGAGACTACGATGTGTACGTCAGACGCAACCTGCAGAGAGGATACACGGCGAAGGAACTCAACGTCAGCTTCATCAAC GAGAAGAAGTACCACCTGCAGGAGCGCGTGGACAAAGTGAAGAGGAAGGTGCGTGACGTGGAGGAGAAGAGCAAAGAGTTTGTCCAGAAGGTGGAGGAGAAGAGCATCGACCTCATCCAGAAATGGGAGGAGAAATCCCGAGAATTCATCGGCAACTTCCTCCAGATGTTTGGCCCCGAGGGAGCTCTG AAGCACATGCTGAAGGAAGGGAAGGGCCGCATGCTGCAGGCCATCAGCCCGAGGCAGAGCCCTAACAGCAGCCCCAGCCGAGAGGAGCGCTCCCCCTCTCCCACCTTCCGCCTCCCCTTCTTCACCAAgacctcccctcctccctcgcCTCCGCCCCACCACAGCGGGGCCCGCGGATACCTCGTCAGCGAGGACGACGATGACGAAGACGACGAGAGCTAG
- the LOC134865849 gene encoding cytoplasmic dynein 1 intermediate chain 2-like isoform X3: MSDKSELKAELERKKQRIAQIREEKKRKEEEKKKKDGDSKRGGEAGGGSSGGHDDSDLERKRREAEMLLQSVGINPDMPHAQPLRVVTEDTCLFHYLVPAPMSPSNKSVGSDAGSQDSGDGNAGPRRGAVRLGMSKLTQVDFVPKEMVLYCKETQTPTEALTHTDQKADEEEDEEMTAPPTVDDGQEEKEDQGEGQEEDGPKELTEEEKLQVLHSEDFLSFFERGSRIVERALAEHVDVCFDYSGRDLEDKEGDLQAGAKLVLNRQFADERWTKNRVVTCLDWSPQYPELLVASYNNNEDSPHEPDGVALVWNLKYKKETPEYIFHCQSEVMSAGFAKFHPNLVVGGTYSGQIVLWDNRSNKRTPVQRTPLSAAAHTHPVYCVNVVGTQNAHNLISISTDGKMCSWSLDMLSQPQDSLELVFKQSKAVAVTSMAFPLGDVNNFVVGSEDGSVYTACRHGSKAGITEVFEGHHGPVTGLSCHSAGGPVDFSHLFISSSFDWTVKLWSTKSTRPLYSFEDSCDYVYDAMWSPTHPALFACVDLAGRLDLWNLNNDTEVPTASVCVEGAPALNRVRWAHSGKEIATGDSDGQVQVYDVGEQICVPKADEWTRFVRTLAEINENRDEAEELANA, from the exons ATGTCTGACAAGAGTGAGCTGAAGGCTGAGCTGGAGAGGAAGAAGCAACGGATCGCCCAAATtcgagaggagaaaaagagaaaagaagaggagaagaaaaagaaggat GGAGACTCAAAGCGTGGAGGTGAGGCGGGCGGAGGCTCCTCAGGTGGCCATGACGACTCTgacctggagaggaagaggagggaggcggagatgctgctgcagagcGTCGGCATCAACCCTGACATGCCCCACG ctCAGCCGCTGAGGGTAGTAACAGAGGATACGTGTCTGTTTCACTACCTAGTCCCCGCCCCCATGTCTCCCTCCAACAAATCAGTGGGCAGCGATGCAGGAAGCCAGGATTCCGGGGACGGAAACGCAGgaccaag ACGTGGAGCCGTGAGGCTGGGCATGTCCAAACTGACCCAGGTGGACTTTGTCCCGAAGGAAATGGTGTTGTACtgcaaagaaacacagacacccacagaggcactgacacacactgatcaAAAAGCAG atgaggaagaggatgaggagatGACTGCTCCTCCTACAGTGGATGATGGccaggaggagaaagaggatcAGGGTGAAGGGCAGGAGGAGG ACGGTCCCAAAGAGCTGACGGAGGAAGAGAAGCTGCAGGTCCTGCACTCTGAAGACTTCCTGTCGTTTTTCGAGCGAGGCAGCAGGATTGTGGAAAGAGCTCTGGCTGAGCATGTGGACGTCTGCTTCGACTACAGCGGCAGAGATCTAGAGGATAAGGAGGG TGACTTGCAGGCAGGGGCTAAGCTGGTTCTGAACAGGCAGTTTGCAGATGAGCGCTGGACTAAAAACAGAGTGGTCACCTGTCTGGACTGGTCCCCTCAg TATCCAGAGCTGCTGGTGGCCTCGTATAACAACAACGAGGATTCCCCCCATGAGCCTGATGGAGTGGCTCTGGTCTGGAACTTGAAGTACAAGAAGGAAACGCCAGAGTACATCTTTCACTGCCAG tcAGAGGTGATGTCAGCCGGTTTCGCAAAGTTCCACCCCAACCTGGTGGTGGGCGGGACGTACTCTGGACAGATTGTCTTATGGGACAACAGGAGCAACAAGCGCACCCCCGTTCAGAGAACTCCCCTGtctgcagctgcacacaca CACCCGGTCTACTGCGTGAATGTGGTCGGAACCCAAAATGCTCACAACCTGATCAGCATTTCCACTGACGGGAAAATGTGCTCCTGGAGCCTGGACATGCTCTCCCAGCCACAG GACAGTCTGGAGCTGGTCTTCAAACAGAGCAAAGCGGTGGCCGTCACCTCCATGGCGTTCCCTCTGGGAGACGTGAACAACTTTGTGGTGGGGAGCGAGGACGGCTCGGTGTACACAGCCTGTCGCCACGGGAG taaGGCAGGTATTACTGAGGTGTTTGAGGGCCATCATGGTCCGGTGACCGGGCTGAGCTGCCACAGTGCCGGAGGGCCCGTCGACTTCTCTcatctcttcatctcctcctcttttgaTTGGACCGTCAAACTCTGGAGCACCAAG AGTACCCGTCCTCTGTACTCATTTGAGGACAGTTGTGACTATGTCTATGATGCCATGTGGTCTCCAACACACCCTGCTCTGTTTGCCTGTGTGGACCTGGCTGGACGTCTGGACCTGTGGAACCTCAACAATGATACAGAA gttcCCAccgccagtgtgtgtgtggagggggctCCAGCCCTGAACCGTGTGAGATGGGCTCACTCTGGCAAAGAGATTGCCACCGGGGACTCGGACGGACAGGTACAGGTGTACGACGTAGGGGAG CAAATCTGCGTGCCTAAGGCTGATGAGTGGACGCGCTTCGTCAGGACGCTGGCTGAGATCAATGAGAACCGAGATGAGGCTGAGGAATTGGCCAACGCCTGA
- the and3 gene encoding actinodin3, with the protein MKLKNPGGNVNIGSAQAHDFLTNSRPKRDIDPKWYKGTPDFQSYYRFYNSIGHTEGLYEIDRIRMLYQQMRHLELTYGPDASSYQSVMGVLTTTAPPTTTTLPPPPPTTPAPTPDPLENAQRIYLCNPKDPLCKPNIVYLPTGAVPVLCDPRVNPACRPITEAEIKAAAPPKLPPPPPPPAPKKAVPPPPTPAITAKGMEYDCDPYWDPDCLIDHPPRPIEATAEPEAAKVEEPVPEAPATEAAPAFDPYDFKRDLYDPFRYADPAPEPE; encoded by the exons ATGAAATTAAAGAACCCTGGAG GTAATGTTAACATTGGCTCTGCTCAGGCACATGATTTCCTGACTAACTCTCGCCCTAAGAGGGACATTGACCCAAAGTGGTACAAAGGCACTCCTGATTTCCAGTCCTACTACCGCTTCTACAACAGTAttggacacactgaagga CTGTATGAGATCGACAGGATCCGGATGCTGTATCAGCAGATGCGTCACTTGGAGTTGACCTATGGCCCAGATGCCTCCAGTTACCAAAGTGTCATGGGTGTTCTGACTACCACCGCACCACCAACTACTACCACTCtgcctcccccaccccccaccacccctGCTCCAACACCAGACCCTCTGGAGAATGCTCAGAGGATCTATCTGTGTAACCCCAAAGACCCCCTGTGCAAGCCTAACATCGTCTACCTGCCAACAGGGGCTGTTCCAGTACTGTGTGACCCACGGGTTAACCCCGCCTGCAGGCCCATAACAGAGGCGGAGATaaaagctgctgctcctcccaaactacccccacccccacccccccctgcTCCCAAAAAGGCTGTCCCACCTCCACCAACTCCTGCCATCACTGCTAAAGGTATGGAGTATGACTGCGATCCATACTGGGACCCTGACTGCCTCATCGACCACCCTCCCCGCCCTATCGAGGCAACAGCTGAACCAGAGGCAGCTAAAGTCGAGGAACCTGTCCCTGAAGCTCCAGCCACAGAGGCAGCCCCTGCCTTTGACCCCTATGATTTCAAGCGTGACCTTTATGACCCCTTCCGTTATGCCGATCCAGCTCCCGAaccagaataa
- the LOC134865849 gene encoding cytoplasmic dynein 1 intermediate chain 2-like isoform X4 has product MSDKSELKAELERKKQRIAQIREEKKRKEEEKKKKDGDSKRGGEAGGGSSGGHDDSDLERKRREAEMLLQSVGINPDMPHVPAPMSPSNKSVGSDAGSQDSGDGNAGPRRGAVRLGMSKLTQVDFVPKEMVLYCKETQTPTEALTHTDQKADEEEDEEMTAPPTVDDGQEEKEDQGEGQEEDGPKELTEEEKLQVLHSEDFLSFFERGSRIVERALAEHVDVCFDYSGRDLEDKEGDLQAGAKLVLNRQFADERWTKNRVVTCLDWSPQYPELLVASYNNNEDSPHEPDGVALVWNLKYKKETPEYIFHCQSEVMSAGFAKFHPNLVVGGTYSGQIVLWDNRSNKRTPVQRTPLSAAAHTHPVYCVNVVGTQNAHNLISISTDGKMCSWSLDMLSQPQDSLELVFKQSKAVAVTSMAFPLGDVNNFVVGSEDGSVYTACRHGSKAGITEVFEGHHGPVTGLSCHSAGGPVDFSHLFISSSFDWTVKLWSTKSTRPLYSFEDSCDYVYDAMWSPTHPALFACVDLAGRLDLWNLNNDTEVPTASVCVEGAPALNRVRWAHSGKEIATGDSDGQVQVYDVGEQICVPKADEWTRFVRTLAEINENRDEAEELANA; this is encoded by the exons ATGTCTGACAAGAGTGAGCTGAAGGCTGAGCTGGAGAGGAAGAAGCAACGGATCGCCCAAATtcgagaggagaaaaagagaaaagaagaggagaagaaaaagaaggat GGAGACTCAAAGCGTGGAGGTGAGGCGGGCGGAGGCTCCTCAGGTGGCCATGACGACTCTgacctggagaggaagaggagggaggcggagatgctgctgcagagcGTCGGCATCAACCCTGACATGCCCCACG TCCCCGCCCCCATGTCTCCCTCCAACAAATCAGTGGGCAGCGATGCAGGAAGCCAGGATTCCGGGGACGGAAACGCAGgaccaag ACGTGGAGCCGTGAGGCTGGGCATGTCCAAACTGACCCAGGTGGACTTTGTCCCGAAGGAAATGGTGTTGTACtgcaaagaaacacagacacccacagaggcactgacacacactgatcaAAAAGCAG atgaggaagaggatgaggagatGACTGCTCCTCCTACAGTGGATGATGGccaggaggagaaagaggatcAGGGTGAAGGGCAGGAGGAGG ACGGTCCCAAAGAGCTGACGGAGGAAGAGAAGCTGCAGGTCCTGCACTCTGAAGACTTCCTGTCGTTTTTCGAGCGAGGCAGCAGGATTGTGGAAAGAGCTCTGGCTGAGCATGTGGACGTCTGCTTCGACTACAGCGGCAGAGATCTAGAGGATAAGGAGGG TGACTTGCAGGCAGGGGCTAAGCTGGTTCTGAACAGGCAGTTTGCAGATGAGCGCTGGACTAAAAACAGAGTGGTCACCTGTCTGGACTGGTCCCCTCAg TATCCAGAGCTGCTGGTGGCCTCGTATAACAACAACGAGGATTCCCCCCATGAGCCTGATGGAGTGGCTCTGGTCTGGAACTTGAAGTACAAGAAGGAAACGCCAGAGTACATCTTTCACTGCCAG tcAGAGGTGATGTCAGCCGGTTTCGCAAAGTTCCACCCCAACCTGGTGGTGGGCGGGACGTACTCTGGACAGATTGTCTTATGGGACAACAGGAGCAACAAGCGCACCCCCGTTCAGAGAACTCCCCTGtctgcagctgcacacaca CACCCGGTCTACTGCGTGAATGTGGTCGGAACCCAAAATGCTCACAACCTGATCAGCATTTCCACTGACGGGAAAATGTGCTCCTGGAGCCTGGACATGCTCTCCCAGCCACAG GACAGTCTGGAGCTGGTCTTCAAACAGAGCAAAGCGGTGGCCGTCACCTCCATGGCGTTCCCTCTGGGAGACGTGAACAACTTTGTGGTGGGGAGCGAGGACGGCTCGGTGTACACAGCCTGTCGCCACGGGAG taaGGCAGGTATTACTGAGGTGTTTGAGGGCCATCATGGTCCGGTGACCGGGCTGAGCTGCCACAGTGCCGGAGGGCCCGTCGACTTCTCTcatctcttcatctcctcctcttttgaTTGGACCGTCAAACTCTGGAGCACCAAG AGTACCCGTCCTCTGTACTCATTTGAGGACAGTTGTGACTATGTCTATGATGCCATGTGGTCTCCAACACACCCTGCTCTGTTTGCCTGTGTGGACCTGGCTGGACGTCTGGACCTGTGGAACCTCAACAATGATACAGAA gttcCCAccgccagtgtgtgtgtggagggggctCCAGCCCTGAACCGTGTGAGATGGGCTCACTCTGGCAAAGAGATTGCCACCGGGGACTCGGACGGACAGGTACAGGTGTACGACGTAGGGGAG CAAATCTGCGTGCCTAAGGCTGATGAGTGGACGCGCTTCGTCAGGACGCTGGCTGAGATCAATGAGAACCGAGATGAGGCTGAGGAATTGGCCAACGCCTGA